One window of Chryseobacterium indologenes genomic DNA carries:
- a CDS encoding Crp/Fnr family transcriptional regulator: MEDVLVSYIKSKISITDEELKVILSYFKPVKLKKNELLVTNVHSPKKTFFVVKGCLRIFYINKEGQDSTRYFAFENQFATALHTFITSEPSDELLQAVEDSEVYYITHQDFYHLLDIIPQWEKFYRIYIEIACIANTKRLMSFMVQDALEKYKQLLEENPIIVRRLSNKMVASYLNISQETLSRLKSKL, from the coding sequence ATGGAAGACGTATTAGTTTCATATATTAAAAGCAAAATATCAATAACAGACGAAGAATTGAAAGTTATTCTTTCTTATTTCAAACCTGTTAAATTAAAAAAGAACGAGCTTCTCGTTACCAATGTTCATTCTCCCAAAAAAACATTCTTTGTTGTAAAAGGCTGTTTACGGATATTTTATATTAATAAGGAGGGGCAGGATTCTACAAGATATTTTGCTTTTGAAAATCAGTTTGCTACAGCGCTTCATACCTTTATTACTTCTGAACCTTCTGATGAACTTCTCCAGGCTGTGGAAGATTCGGAGGTATATTATATTACCCATCAGGATTTTTATCATTTATTAGACATTATCCCACAATGGGAAAAATTTTACCGAATTTATATTGAAATTGCCTGTATTGCTAACACCAAAAGGCTGATGTCTTTTATGGTACAGGATGCACTTGAAAAATACAAACAGTTACTGGAAGAAAATCCAATTATTGTACGTCGGCTTTCTAATAAAATGGTAGCTTCCTATCTAAATATTTCACAGGAAACCCTAAGCAGATTGAAGTCAAAACTATGA